In Helicobacter pylori, a single genomic region encodes these proteins:
- a CDS encoding UDP-N-acetylmuramate dehydrogenase gives MLETTIDFSRYSSVKIGVPLKVSVLENDDEISQEHQIIGLANNLLIAPSAKNLALLGKNYDYICDHGGCVEIGGAANSSKIFNYFRANDLGGLEFLGQLPGTLGALVKMNAGMKEFEIKNVLESAYINNEWLGSEALGLSYRNSKFNGVVLRARFKKTHGFREGVLKACQSMRKSHPKLPNFGSCFKNPPNDHAGRLLEGVGLRGYCLKRVGFAKEHANFLVNLGGAEFEEALDLIELAKTRVLQEYGIHLEEEVKILR, from the coding sequence ATGCTAGAAACAACCATTGATTTTTCTCGTTACAGCAGCGTGAAAATCGGCGTGCCTTTAAAAGTGAGCGTTTTAGAAAACGATGATGAAATCTCTCAAGAACACCAGATTATAGGTTTAGCGAACAACCTTTTAATCGCTCCTAGCGCGAAAAATCTCGCTTTATTAGGAAAAAACTACGATTATATTTGCGATCATGGCGGATGCGTTGAAATAGGGGGGGCGGCCAACTCGTCTAAAATTTTTAATTATTTTAGGGCGAATGATTTAGGGGGTTTGGAATTTTTAGGGCAATTGCCTGGCACTTTAGGGGCGTTAGTTAAAATGAATGCCGGCATGAAAGAATTTGAAATCAAAAATGTTTTAGAAAGCGCTTATATCAATAATGAATGGCTAGGGAGTGAAGCTTTGGGGTTGAGTTATCGCAATAGCAAATTCAATGGCGTTGTTTTAAGAGCTAGGTTTAAAAAAACGCATGGTTTTAGGGAAGGGGTTTTAAAAGCGTGTCAAAGCATGCGCAAAAGCCACCCCAAATTGCCTAATTTTGGGAGCTGTTTCAAAAACCCGCCTAACGATCATGCGGGCAGGCTTTTAGAGGGTGTGGGCTTAAGGGGCTATTGTCTAAAAAGAGTGGGATTTGCCAAAGAGCATGCGAATTTTTTGGTGAATTTGGGGGGCGCGGAATTTGAAGAAGCCCTAGATCTGATAGAACTCGCTAAAACCAGAGTGTTACAAGAATACGGCATTCATTTAGAAGAAGAAGTGAAGATTTTAAGGTAG
- the fliQ gene encoding flagellar biosynthetic protein FliQ has protein sequence MESQLMKLAIETYKITLMISLPVLLAGLVVGLLVSIFQATTQINEMTLSFVPKILAVIGVLILTMPWMTNMLLDYTQTLIKLIPKIIG, from the coding sequence ATGGAATCACAACTCATGAAACTCGCCATTGAGACTTATAAAATCACTTTGATGATTTCTTTACCGGTATTACTAGCGGGCTTGGTGGTGGGGCTGTTAGTCAGTATTTTTCAAGCGACCACTCAAATCAATGAAATGACTTTGTCTTTTGTGCCTAAGATTTTAGCCGTGATTGGGGTGCTGATTTTAACCATGCCGTGGATGACGAACATGCTTTTAGATTACACCCAAACCTTAATCAAGCTCATTCCTAAAATCATAGGCTAG